Proteins encoded in a region of the Psychromicrobium lacuslunae genome:
- a CDS encoding inositol monophosphatase family protein: MTEPTIAELLEVAKHAAAAGAAILAQRDPQTFTASVKSGETDLVTEIDVAAERAVREAIHGLRPQDAVTGEELAPAISAQSSGYRWSVDPLDGTMNFIRNIAYYCTSVAVAGPDGEWLAGVVAAPALGRTYYASKDGGAWLEQRAADGELRTNQLNGPRQQRTGRLLATGLTYEPEIQARLINELEARLEGFGDFRRLGSAALELCAVAEGGVDAYLEYGLYEHDFAAGALIAEQAGAWVRRPRLSSALEGLPPRSEALAAWTAASIPSLAETYTP; the protein is encoded by the coding sequence ATGACTGAGCCAACAATCGCTGAATTGCTTGAAGTGGCCAAGCACGCTGCTGCGGCAGGTGCTGCGATCTTAGCTCAGCGAGATCCGCAGACTTTCACCGCGAGCGTGAAGAGCGGCGAAACCGATTTGGTGACCGAAATTGATGTGGCCGCTGAGCGGGCGGTGCGCGAAGCTATTCATGGTCTGCGGCCCCAGGATGCCGTTACCGGTGAGGAACTCGCCCCGGCAATTTCTGCCCAGAGCTCGGGATATCGCTGGTCAGTGGATCCGCTCGATGGCACGATGAATTTCATCCGCAATATCGCTTATTACTGCACCTCGGTGGCGGTTGCCGGGCCCGACGGTGAATGGCTGGCGGGGGTGGTGGCCGCACCGGCGCTGGGCCGGACCTACTATGCCAGTAAGGATGGCGGTGCCTGGCTCGAACAACGTGCTGCCGATGGTGAACTGCGAACCAATCAACTCAACGGCCCGCGGCAGCAGCGCACTGGCCGTCTGCTGGCCACCGGTCTAACCTACGAGCCGGAGATTCAGGCTCGGCTGATCAACGAGCTGGAGGCGCGACTTGAAGGTTTTGGTGACTTCAGGCGCCTCGGTTCAGCTGCTCTCGAACTCTGTGCGGTGGCTGAAGGTGGCGTGGACGCTTACTTGGAGTACGGCCTGTACGAGCATGATTTTGCCGCCGGAGCACTCATCGCGGAGCAGGCTGGTGCCTGGGTTCGGCGGCCTAGGCTGAGTTCAGCCCTGGAAGGGCTGCCGCCGCGTAGCGAGGCGCTGGCCGCTTGGACTGCCGCTTCAATTCCCAGCCTCGCCGAGACCTATACGCCGTGA
- a CDS encoding DUF2087 domain-containing protein, translating into MRGGSGSDPARVSWQAAFAALQHPELLAEYCRFVMAEDAAQQDTTASPASVSRLLSVGLLRRDEQGELRVNSAFFTAALAEAEKHKPTGPEKHLQLGSLGALPQKAAEREELLSFLADRLFEVQRQYSESEVNSLLRVVTDDISGLRRALVDWQFLGRTADGSAYWLVPETSETQ; encoded by the coding sequence GTGAGGGGCGGATCAGGGTCAGATCCGGCCAGGGTGAGCTGGCAGGCTGCCTTCGCAGCCTTGCAGCACCCAGAACTGTTGGCCGAGTATTGTCGATTCGTGATGGCGGAGGACGCCGCTCAGCAGGACACTACAGCGTCGCCAGCTTCGGTCTCCCGATTACTTAGCGTCGGGTTGTTGCGGAGGGATGAGCAGGGCGAGTTGCGGGTCAACTCGGCTTTCTTCACGGCGGCGCTGGCCGAAGCTGAGAAGCACAAACCCACCGGTCCGGAAAAACATCTCCAGCTGGGCAGCCTTGGAGCCCTACCGCAGAAGGCCGCAGAGCGGGAGGAACTGCTTAGTTTCTTGGCTGATCGGCTTTTTGAAGTACAGCGACAGTATTCTGAGTCCGAAGTCAATAGTTTGCTGCGAGTAGTGACCGACGATATTTCCGGGCTGCGTCGCGCCTTAGTTGATTGGCAGTTCCTCGGCCGGACTGCTGATGGCTCAGCCTATTGGCTGGTACCGGAAACCAGCGAGACGCAATGA
- a CDS encoding AAA family ATPase, whose translation MITTLAIHNFRSIRELVLELHGFDLVTGANGSGKSNLYRALRLLADAGTGEVIGSLARQGGLSSVLWAGPEKISNGVRSGEFAVQGTVRQESVSLRLGFASDDFGYLMDLGLPLPSETAFGRDPIIKREQIFAGRTARGAAVLADRSEALVRSRVEDGGWSELSRSINPDESMLNELSDPLRSPELYRIRQMMRSWRFYDHFRTDSLAPARQPQVGTRTPVLSHTGDDLAAALQTVLEAGGGGRLADSIADAFPGSQLQIEVRDGLFQTTLRQAGMLRPLSAAELSDGTLRYLLLCAALHTPRPPELMVINEPETSLHPELLPALAKLLVDASARCQLLVVSHSPVLIKELERSGAGQGRVHRHELVKSLGETILEGQGLLDAPPWSWPVRGRMGR comes from the coding sequence ATGATTACCACGCTGGCTATTCATAACTTTCGGTCCATTCGGGAATTGGTACTCGAACTGCACGGCTTCGACTTAGTTACCGGGGCGAACGGCAGCGGGAAGTCGAACCTTTATCGAGCGCTGAGATTGCTTGCCGATGCTGGCACTGGGGAAGTGATTGGCTCCTTGGCCCGGCAAGGTGGGCTCAGCTCGGTGCTCTGGGCTGGACCGGAAAAAATCAGTAACGGGGTGAGGTCGGGGGAGTTCGCGGTGCAGGGCACGGTGCGACAGGAATCGGTGAGCCTACGGCTGGGCTTTGCCTCTGACGACTTCGGCTATCTGATGGATCTGGGTTTGCCGTTGCCCAGCGAGACCGCCTTTGGCCGTGACCCGATCATCAAGAGGGAACAGATCTTTGCCGGCCGCACCGCCCGGGGAGCCGCCGTGCTGGCAGACCGTTCGGAGGCTCTGGTGCGTAGCCGAGTCGAAGATGGTGGCTGGTCCGAACTGAGCCGTTCGATTAACCCTGATGAATCAATGCTCAACGAGCTCTCCGACCCGTTACGTTCTCCTGAGCTCTACCGGATTCGCCAGATGATGCGCTCCTGGCGGTTCTACGATCATTTCCGCACTGATTCGCTGGCGCCAGCCCGGCAACCCCAGGTCGGCACCCGGACACCGGTGCTCAGTCATACTGGAGATGATTTAGCTGCCGCTCTGCAAACCGTGCTTGAGGCCGGTGGCGGCGGACGGTTAGCCGATTCCATTGCCGATGCTTTCCCCGGCAGTCAGCTTCAGATTGAGGTGCGGGACGGACTCTTTCAGACCACTTTGCGCCAGGCGGGTATGCTCCGACCACTGAGCGCGGCCGAACTCTCAGACGGGACCTTGCGCTACCTGTTGCTGTGTGCCGCGCTGCACACTCCAAGGCCGCCGGAACTGATGGTGATCAACGAGCCGGAAACCAGCCTGCACCCCGAACTCTTACCCGCCCTGGCTAAGTTACTGGTCGACGCCTCAGCGCGATGCCAATTGCTCGTGGTCAGTCACTCCCCGGTGCTGATCAAGGAACTAGAGCGATCCGGTGCCGGGCAAGGCCGGGTGCACCGTCACGAATTAGTGAAAAGTCTCGGTGAAACAATCCTGGAAGGGCAGGGGCTGCTCGACGCGCCGCCTTGGTCGTGGCCAGTTCGTGGCAGGATGGGCAGATGA
- a CDS encoding alpha/beta hydrolase: protein MRNESESRLWSKPAAEREGTPLLVLLHGYGANEADLFSLAEALPADFTVVSLRAGLAAGPGFAWFPLGPDGSGGLAYSVADVQHAVTELLDWIDSVRVGHSSVSLLGFSQGMVMASSAARHRPDDFAAIVGLSGFVADSEPSDFFADEQLAARKLPFFWGRDQADPVVPQALVEYSNEWLNQHTALTKVLYTGIWHGISPAEIKHVGEFLTMSVLDQRASLER, encoded by the coding sequence ATGAGGAATGAGTCTGAATCACGTCTTTGGTCTAAGCCAGCCGCTGAGCGCGAAGGCACTCCGCTATTGGTGCTTTTGCACGGCTACGGTGCCAATGAGGCTGATCTGTTCAGCCTGGCTGAAGCACTACCTGCTGACTTCACCGTAGTATCCCTGCGGGCGGGCCTAGCCGCAGGCCCAGGTTTTGCCTGGTTTCCGCTCGGCCCGGACGGCAGCGGCGGACTCGCCTATAGCGTTGCCGATGTGCAACACGCTGTTACCGAGTTACTGGATTGGATTGATTCAGTCCGGGTGGGGCACAGCAGCGTGAGCTTGCTTGGCTTCTCGCAGGGCATGGTGATGGCTAGTTCGGCAGCCAGGCACCGGCCCGATGACTTTGCCGCCATCGTGGGGCTTTCTGGCTTCGTTGCCGATTCGGAGCCCAGCGACTTTTTTGCCGATGAGCAACTGGCAGCGCGGAAGTTACCGTTCTTCTGGGGACGCGATCAAGCCGATCCGGTGGTGCCGCAAGCGTTGGTTGAATACAGCAATGAGTGGCTCAATCAGCACACGGCCCTCACCAAGGTGCTCTACACCGGGATCTGGCACGGTATCTCGCCAGCCGAGATCAAACACGTGGGGGAATTCCTGACCATGAGTGTGCTGGATCAGCGGGCTAGTCTCGAGCGATAG
- a CDS encoding RNA-binding S4 domain-containing protein: protein MTHSDEITIRDDSIRLGQLLKLANLAEDGLQAKEFIENGLVKVDGEIETRRGRQLHPGSVVSLNGQSVTIARD from the coding sequence ATGACTCATTCCGATGAAATCACGATCCGAGACGACTCTATTCGTCTCGGTCAGTTGCTGAAACTCGCCAACTTGGCTGAAGATGGCCTGCAAGCCAAGGAATTCATCGAAAATGGCCTGGTCAAAGTCGACGGCGAAATTGAAACTCGTCGTGGACGCCAGTTACACCCCGGCTCCGTGGTCAGCCTTAACGGCCAATCCGTCACTATCGCTCGAGACTAG
- a CDS encoding DMT family transporter: MTSHKLPIAVGMPLAVVAGLGIAAQGRINGALGARLDDGLAAALVSFGTGLVVIIAASLLLPSGRRGLRSMLPALRAKKFPRWYIAAGAIGAFFVLAQGLTVSIIGIALFTVAVVTGQSLSGLLVDRIGISPAGKRAITPIRVISAALTIAAVIWAVSPRFAKADDIAHWLLPVLLPLAAGFLMSFQQAMNATQTMHYGTPLTATLLNFVAGTLVLVIAWLVKVGVSGLGKALPTEWWYYLGGAIGCLFIGLSAWLVRGLGVLLTGLGTIGGQLLGSLMLDLIFPASGTVITVATWLGTLLTLMAMVLATLPWPRRIKG; encoded by the coding sequence ATGACCTCGCATAAACTGCCCATTGCGGTGGGGATGCCTCTCGCCGTGGTCGCCGGACTCGGCATTGCGGCGCAGGGCAGGATTAACGGTGCTCTCGGTGCGCGCCTTGATGATGGTCTAGCCGCTGCCCTGGTCAGCTTCGGCACTGGCCTAGTGGTGATTATTGCGGCCTCACTGTTATTGCCCTCCGGGCGGCGCGGCTTGCGCAGCATGCTGCCCGCTTTGCGCGCCAAGAAGTTCCCCCGCTGGTACATAGCCGCCGGTGCGATTGGCGCCTTTTTTGTGCTCGCCCAGGGCCTGACGGTATCGATCATTGGTATCGCGCTCTTCACTGTTGCGGTGGTCACCGGTCAGAGCCTGAGCGGCCTGCTGGTTGACCGGATCGGGATTTCACCAGCGGGTAAGCGAGCTATTACGCCGATCCGAGTGATTTCTGCGGCCTTGACGATTGCCGCGGTGATCTGGGCTGTTTCACCGCGGTTCGCTAAAGCGGACGATATTGCTCACTGGCTGTTGCCGGTGTTGCTTCCGCTGGCCGCCGGTTTTTTGATGAGTTTTCAGCAGGCGATGAATGCCACTCAGACGATGCACTACGGCACTCCGCTGACCGCAACGTTGCTCAATTTCGTGGCTGGCACCCTGGTGCTGGTGATTGCTTGGCTGGTCAAGGTCGGCGTGTCCGGGTTGGGCAAAGCACTGCCTACCGAGTGGTGGTACTACCTTGGCGGTGCCATTGGCTGCCTCTTCATCGGCCTGAGCGCCTGGCTGGTCAGAGGGCTTGGGGTTTTGCTGACCGGGCTGGGTACGATCGGTGGTCAATTACTGGGCTCGCTGATGCTCGATCTGATCTTCCCGGCGTCCGGCACGGTGATCACGGTCGCTACTTGGTTAGGTACGTTGCTCACTCTGATGGCGATGGTACTCGCCACACTGCCCTGGCCACGACGGATCAAAGGCTAA
- the asnB gene encoding asparagine synthase (glutamine-hydrolyzing), which yields MCGIAGWVSFERDLRQERQTALAMTRTMICRGPDDEGLWIDQHVALGHRRLSIIDLENGRQPMLRDEAEATREVLIYTGETYNFRELREQLVSAGRHFRTSSDTEVVLQAHAQWGADNPADAVERFNGMFAYALWDTSKEELILVRDRLGIKPLYYLPTADGVLFGSEPKAILANPLAERAVDLDGLRRLMGFVADPSNAVFKGMREVPPAHIVRISRNGISEHRYWALDDHEHTDDLETTIATVRELLEDTAKHQLIADVPIGTLLSGGLDSSALTALAAEQLNLSGEAVRSFSVDFAGYEEEFKADELRETPDGPYIIDVAKHLKAAYPQSEHTNLVLNNDELMDPAARSAVLTARDFPGLGDMDTSLYLLFKAVRQHSTVALSGESADEVFGGYKEFHDPVARDAGTFPWLAGVMSRGFGVEGMSSWNADFLGKLKLPEYLNDQYQRALAEVPRRAGETGLEARMHEVSYFYLTRFLPILLDRKDRMSMAVGLEVRVPFCDHRLVQYVYGTPWAMKTFDGREKSLLRAATKHLLPESVVQRVKSPYPSTQDPEYNKSLFYLLGEVLDRGDSPALQFANVPVLKELVRTGGSASPAARYQAESVLQMDSWVRQYGVDVQI from the coding sequence ATGTGTGGAATTGCGGGCTGGGTGTCCTTTGAGCGAGATCTCAGGCAAGAACGGCAGACAGCCTTGGCTATGACCCGAACGATGATCTGTAGAGGCCCCGATGACGAAGGTCTCTGGATTGATCAACACGTGGCGCTTGGGCACCGACGGCTTTCCATCATCGACCTAGAAAATGGTCGGCAACCGATGCTCCGCGATGAGGCGGAGGCGACCAGGGAAGTGCTGATCTACACGGGTGAGACTTATAACTTCCGTGAATTGAGAGAGCAATTGGTGAGTGCGGGGCGGCACTTCCGAACCAGTAGCGACACTGAGGTGGTGCTGCAGGCGCACGCTCAGTGGGGCGCGGATAACCCGGCGGACGCCGTTGAGCGTTTCAATGGCATGTTCGCCTATGCACTGTGGGATACCAGCAAGGAAGAACTCATCTTGGTGCGGGACCGGCTCGGCATCAAGCCCTTGTACTACCTGCCAACCGCGGACGGCGTACTTTTCGGCTCCGAGCCCAAAGCCATTCTGGCGAATCCGCTCGCCGAGCGAGCGGTGGACCTGGACGGCCTGCGTCGGCTGATGGGGTTCGTCGCTGACCCGAGCAACGCGGTTTTCAAAGGCATGCGTGAGGTGCCCCCGGCGCACATTGTGCGGATCAGCCGGAACGGCATTAGCGAGCATCGCTACTGGGCACTGGACGACCACGAACACACCGATGATCTGGAAACCACCATCGCCACCGTGCGGGAATTGCTTGAAGATACCGCCAAACATCAGCTCATCGCCGATGTGCCGATCGGTACTTTGCTCTCCGGCGGTCTCGACTCCTCGGCGTTGACCGCGTTGGCCGCCGAGCAACTCAATCTGAGCGGTGAAGCGGTTCGTTCTTTCTCGGTTGATTTCGCTGGCTATGAGGAAGAGTTCAAAGCAGATGAGCTCCGAGAAACCCCGGACGGCCCATACATTATTGACGTCGCCAAGCACCTCAAAGCGGCTTACCCGCAATCGGAACACACCAATCTGGTACTCAATAATGACGAACTAATGGATCCGGCGGCGCGCTCCGCGGTGCTCACGGCCCGCGACTTCCCGGGCCTGGGTGATATGGACACCTCGCTTTACCTACTCTTCAAGGCTGTCCGGCAGCATTCCACGGTAGCTCTGTCCGGGGAATCCGCTGATGAGGTCTTCGGTGGTTATAAAGAATTCCATGATCCGGTAGCCCGGGATGCTGGCACCTTCCCCTGGCTGGCCGGGGTAATGTCGCGTGGCTTTGGCGTCGAAGGGATGAGCAGCTGGAATGCTGATTTCCTGGGCAAGCTGAAACTACCTGAATACTTGAACGATCAATATCAGCGGGCGCTCGCAGAAGTACCACGACGGGCCGGCGAAACCGGTCTGGAAGCGCGGATGCACGAGGTGAGTTACTTCTATCTGACCCGATTCCTGCCGATCTTGCTCGACCGGAAAGACCGGATGAGCATGGCGGTTGGCCTGGAAGTTCGGGTCCCGTTCTGTGATCACCGTCTGGTGCAGTACGTCTACGGCACGCCGTGGGCGATGAAGACTTTCGATGGCCGGGAGAAGTCGTTGCTACGTGCCGCAACTAAGCACCTGCTGCCTGAGTCAGTGGTACAGCGGGTGAAGAGCCCTTATCCTTCGACCCAGGATCCGGAGTACAACAAGTCACTGTTCTACCTACTGGGTGAGGTCTTGGACCGTGGTGATAGCCCGGCCTTGCAATTTGCCAATGTTCCGGTGCTGAAGGAATTGGTCCGGACCGGAGGCTCGGCGAGTCCTGCCGCCCGCTATCAGGCCGAGTCTGTGCTGCAAATGGATAGCTGGGTGCGGCAGTACGGCGTCGACGTTCAGATCTAG
- a CDS encoding lactonase family protein, translating into MELLVGSYTSAQNHGAGISAVPIKADGLLGEPRTLAEISDPSFLALADDGVFAVQEQQQGKVAVFERDPSNGALELVSESEVIGVDPCHLTLLTDGRVVAANYGSGSVVLLSATNRLELQDLVQFDGSGPVTERQVGPHAHQVVPTPYGTLLVSDLGSDTVTEFRLVDQRLEAQATLRLPAGAGPRHLVFRRGETTDWLLVLGELDGGFHLFARPRREASGDWNYTGSVPLASRESVGTSYPAHIELSADQRLAYVSVRGQDQISVFDLTPLGRDEMPLLLQEQPTEGVWPRHFALGNGVLYAANQFSDNIVVFALGSDGLLAEKLQEVTIGTPVCLVLG; encoded by the coding sequence ATGGAATTGCTCGTCGGCTCTTACACTTCAGCTCAGAATCACGGTGCCGGGATCAGCGCTGTCCCGATCAAAGCCGATGGGTTACTGGGCGAACCGCGGACACTGGCCGAGATTTCCGATCCTTCCTTTCTGGCTCTCGCCGACGACGGGGTTTTCGCGGTACAAGAGCAGCAGCAAGGCAAAGTGGCGGTTTTCGAGCGCGATCCAAGCAATGGGGCGTTGGAACTGGTGAGCGAGTCCGAGGTGATCGGTGTTGATCCCTGTCATCTGACGCTGCTTACCGATGGCCGGGTGGTTGCGGCGAACTATGGTTCTGGATCGGTGGTGCTTTTGAGCGCGACTAATCGTCTAGAACTCCAAGACCTCGTGCAGTTTGACGGCTCGGGGCCGGTGACCGAGCGTCAGGTTGGCCCGCACGCTCATCAAGTGGTGCCAACTCCGTACGGTACGCTGCTGGTCAGCGATCTGGGCTCGGATACGGTGACCGAATTCCGTCTGGTCGATCAGCGGCTCGAAGCGCAGGCCACCCTACGATTACCCGCCGGAGCCGGGCCACGGCACCTGGTTTTCCGACGCGGCGAAACCACTGATTGGCTTCTGGTGCTCGGCGAGCTCGACGGTGGTTTCCATCTCTTTGCACGACCACGCCGAGAAGCTTCCGGAGACTGGAACTACACTGGGAGCGTCCCGCTCGCCAGCAGAGAAAGCGTCGGAACAAGCTACCCGGCCCATATCGAGTTGTCTGCCGATCAGCGCCTGGCTTATGTGAGTGTGCGAGGCCAAGACCAGATCAGCGTTTTTGACCTGACGCCATTGGGGCGGGACGAAATGCCGCTGCTGCTTCAGGAGCAGCCGACGGAAGGAGTTTGGCCCAGACACTTTGCGCTGGGAAATGGGGTGCTTTACGCCGCCAATCAGTTTTCCGACAACATCGTTGTCTTCGCGTTGGGATCAGATGGGCTGCTGGCTGAAAAGCTCCAAGAAGTGACTATCGGCACACCGGTCTGCCTGGTACTCGGCTGA